The window TCATGTGCTTGCAAGGTGGGCGTAATCGTTGCCGTGAGCACCTGCAAGCCCGTCGTGCTTTGCGGCACTCTGGTTGCTGGTGCAAACGAGACGGGCGAAGAAGCCGCCTCAACGTCTGCCATCGTTGCTTTTGTGTTGAAGACAAGGCGCGTCATGGGCAAACCGTAAAGCGTGGCCTCGGCTAACGATTTTTCATCATAGAGACCAAACCCACCACTGGGGAGCGTGCCGACATAGCGTTGCTTGGCAAGTCGCCAGGCATCACCAACCGTTGTCACGGTAGGATCTGTAAGCACGTCTGCAAAAGTTGCCATCAAGCGCTCTGAGAAGGCGATAGAGTCATCCATGCCGTAGCCATACCCCGTATTGGCAAACCAAAGCGATTGGCGCTGCGCCATCGCCTGCGGGAAATCTGGGCTGGTGGCGCCGGCACTCGGCTGTACATCGCGGTCAACCACGTTGAAGCCGCTATGGCAGCCCATCGAAAACGCCAGTATGTTGACAAAGGTCGCGTTGACGACATCCGTATTCAAGAAGGGGGGCGAGGTCGTCAACGCCGGGTAGGCTTCAAAGTGTGCAAAGTGCGCGTTAATCGAAGCCAGGTCAGGTTGGGGGGTCTTCTGCGTCCAGACGTTCCGCAAATCGGCATTATTCCATGTCTCCCCAACGAGCGGCGTGATTGGAAGCCCCAACGAAGCCAGCGTATTGCTGATATGTTCAGCACTATCGGTCAGGAAATCGTAGCCTGTCACGGTCGCATTCGTCACCGTGATGACCCCACCCGTGGCGATGAAGTTTTGCACAACGCCCTCTATTTCGCCGGGCGTCTCAATCAAGCGCCCCACGGCGACATCGGGCAGGGCAAATGCACGATTGCGCCAATAGAGAGGGTCGCGGTCGCCATAGATGTCGTCCGAGAGGATGAAGCCCCCCGCCAACGCTGCACGCAACGCGCTCAGGTTAAGGCGCGCTTCTCCTTCGTAGGTGCGCTCATTGGCGATAGTTGTTTCGTCGAGAATACGGCGGAATGGCACAATCTCATCATTCCCCACAATCACAACAGACTTGATAGATGGGTAGGCTTCCAGGTAGGGCACAATAATCGTCTGCCAGATTGCCTCAACAGGCAGGTTGGCGCTTGCCGGATTGCAATAGTCGCTATTCCATGTTTCGTAAGCGCCAACCACCGCCGGCTCGGTTTCAACCGGATAGACCACTCCCTTCACTTGGGACTGGTCAGCCAACAGGTTGAGAGTGGTCCATAGGTTCAGTGTTTGGGTATACCCATACACGGCAGCCAGACGTTCAAAATTGCTGACAATGAGCGTCTCAGGCGGCGTGGCTTGTGTACCCGTGTAGACCGGGAACTGTGCTGTTATGGGTGGGTTGGGTGCCGTCCACGCACACATTTGGAGACTCAGCGGCGTGACCTGGATATCAAGCGCATAGGGTGATGTGCGGTTGTAGACGCCATTATCGCCTAAAATCAGGATGTAGTAGGTGCCAGGGGTGAGGGCGAGCGTGGATGCTTGCTCATCGAGTGTACCTGGATTGGCGGAGATGGCACTTATCCTTCCTATTGCGCTAATACGACCTATCGCGCTTATCCTTCCTATTGCACTAATTCGGCCTATCGCACTAATACGTCCTATCGCGCTAATACGCCCGGCTGCATCAACCTGCGAATTATCTCCCAACTCACCTAACACTTGTGTATCGCTTATCGCTGGCTCAGACAAATCACCAAAAAGAAACAAATCGTAATCTTCCGCCAAATTACTCAGAGTCACCGTGATCAATGAGGCGGTTTGGACATCCAGACGATACCAGTCTATGTCTTCTTCAGAACTGATGTAGGCGTTGTACAGCGCATTCGGCAACAAGGGGTAGGCGTCCTCCCATGTATCGTTTGGCTCATACGGGTCAACAAATCCCCCTTGTTGGTTCACAAAAGTAGTGTTGACAATCGCATACAACCCGCCATTACTACCACTCCCTACAATATGCAGCGCCCCGCGAAACGGCGGCGGAACATCCTTTGCGTGGATAACCAATTGCTGATTGGGGAAAATGGTCCGCTGAAACGAGCCGTAAAACGAACCATCTTCATTGTATAACGAAAACGTGAGCGTATCTGTGAATATCGAGTAGAGGTAGAGGAACGATTCCTGCTCAGACGTTTGATCAAAGTAGGGTATTTCGAGCGCCGGCACACCAGCAATGCCCGCCGTCCCATTATAGGCGGCACGCGATTGCCCATCATCATTCACTACCGTACTCATGAGCGCCGGCACTGTCGTCGTTGTCGGCGAAAATAGATTGAACCAGGCCGTACCTTGCCATGCATCGGGCAAAAAGGCGACATTTGAGAGGTCTTCTTCAATCAGCCCAGTCCCACTGAAATCATAGAATTGTGAGCCGGCGGGGTTTCCATTCATTTCCGAATAATCTACGGTCAGCGTCAACGGAAACGTCAGGCCGCTGCGCTGATACGAATACGGGTAAAGAATATCTTGCGGAATGCGATATGTCGTCCAGATGGAGTCAAGCGGTTCACCCCCCGTACCTTTTGAAAGCCACCCCAAAAATGCGCCTTGATACACATCATATGCCCCTATGCTGGAAACAGCGAAGGCGTCACCTGTTTCGGGCACATTGAGCACAACCCCTACAGGCGCTACATAGGCTGTCAAATCATCCATCAGCGCCATCCACCCTTGAAAACCTGAGGGGATGCCTGGAATCATGCACAAATCGAAAATATCGTTTCCCAACGGGGGCATGGCATACGTATCAGTGTAGACAGGCGCACCTGTACCATCAAACAATACCAATTGACCACTTATAAAAAGTGTTGTCGGATTTTGTATGTGAACCTGTGAGCATACATCCGTGGTTTTGTACAAACCGGGAAAGAGTGAGGTTTGCCCAGTGGGGAAGGGTGGGGTATACGCCACGGCGCCATCAATATTGCTCCCTGACTTTGAGACAATATGCACGACAACGCTTGCAGGTCCCACATTTTCTTCAAACAAGAGCCGACCACTGCCAATAAAAGGCTGCACGCCCAATGCGGCTGGACTCCATTGAAGACGTGCATTTGCGGGAATCATCAAAGGAACCGTTACAGAGAGCGGGCCTTGATGTTCAACAATCTGCAATGTTGCCGTCAACGCAACCGAAAAAGGATTGTAAACGGAAACTTTCGACTCCAATGAGCCTGAGTAGATCAGCAAAGGCAATGGTGTGTCCAAAGAAAACCACGGCGGTGTTTCATATGCTGCGGCAGCGATTGGCGTAGATTGGGCGCTCTTCGTTTCCAGCGGCGTTTTGAGCGCCGAAGGTGTAAAAGATGTCGAAGAAGAAGCTTGCACAACGGAAACACGTTGGATGACCAACACACTCAGGGTGGCCAAAACGAGGATGAAACCCACATAGAACGCAAACGTGAGAGCCAGCAACCGGCGCGAGGGGAACATAAGAAGCCTCCTTTTGAGATACAGAAAAAATGAAAAGTGTCAAGAGCCTGTCTATCCTTTCGTATCCCGGCACCTCCGCGAAAATCACTTTTACCCTTTCTGCGCCATGCGGAAACCATTCACCACCTTCACCCTACTCCCAATCCTCATCTTGCAACTGCGCCAGCTCATGCATGGCGCCTATCTGCTCAAATAAGGCGCGTGCACGCTCACGGTATTGATACGCCTCATCAAATGCCTGGCGGGCGATTGCCAGCCGACTGAGTACGACATAGGTTTGCGCCAATTCGTAAGGCGATTCCACATCCTGTAAAGCGTCCAACGCACGCTCCAAACAGCGTGCAGCATCTTTCAACCGCGAAGCATGCAAGGCAATCTGCCCCAAAATGCGTAAAGCAATTCCCTCTTCGAGTTGCATTTTTTGCCGGCGTGCCATCTCCAGCGAGACCTCAGCGGCCGCCTGCGCCTCGGTCAAGTGCCCTATACCAAGCCAGCATTCCGCTTTGTGCCGCATAACCTCCACTAACCAATCTTCCACCCCCAATTCATGCAGCAACGCCTCACTGGCGTTCAAATGCTGCATAGCTGCGTGCCACTGCTGTTTCTTCATCGCAACGACCGCCAAATTGTTATGCAGGACAGCCTGACCAAATGCCGAGCCTAATTCTTCCCAAATCTGCATACTTTGCTCATACGCTTCTTGCGCACGCTCAAAATCCCCCTGGTAGAGATACACTTCACCTAAATTATTTGCCATTACGCCAACGCCATATACATCACCAATTCGTTTTTTGAGCTCCATCCCCTTGTTATAAAAAAGCGCCGCATCATCTAAACGCCCCCAATCAAAATACACGTTTCCTAAAGTAATATGGGCTTGAGATAACCCTTGAATATCTTCCAATTCCTCATACATTTTGGCGCTTTGATGCGCCAAGTCGGCGGCTTCTTCCAGTTTTCCAAAACGCCGTGCAATTTCCGCCATGAGGAAGAGCAAGTGTGCGCGGGTACGTTTGGAAGAGTCGGTATCCAGGTGTGCCAGTTCCGCTAATCCACGGCGGCACCATGCAAGCGCTTTATCGTTCGCGCCCAGACGATGATAAATGCCCGCCCCAAGACGATAGAGACGCGCCGCCTGCAAATGCGCTTCAGGCGCTTCCTGCAACTCGGCCAATCCCTGCTCGACAAGGGCAAGCGCTTTCTCAAACTCGCTCTGTTTCTCCATCACTTCGGCCATATGCAAGAAGAGGTCGGCACGGCGTGGGGCATGTTCCGACGGTGCAAAGGCGTGCGGCAATACGCTTTCGGCCTGCCGATAGGCGGCCATGGCCTCATCGTATTCGCCAATCAGGCTGAGCGACGCCCCCAAGTGCGCCAGGGCATCAAACTGCAACGCGAACATCTCGGAAGGCGAGGGGGACAACCTGGCAATGGCTTTCAACGCCCGGCGAAACATGGCCACTGCGGTCTCATTCGCGTATTCCCGTTGCGCCATTGCCCCGGCTTGAAAGGCATAAACCGCTGCTTTTTCCCACACTTCCCCTTCGTAGAAGTGGTACGCCAGCATCGCGGCCACGGCTGCTGTGAAGTCGTGGCTGCTGGTACGTTCGAGGTAGTCGGCAATTTGGCGGTGAAGCACACGACGCCGCGAGAAGGAGAGGCTCTGGTGCGCCACTTCCTGCGTCAATGTGTGGGCAAATGTGTATGTCGGTACGGTGCTAAACGATTCGCTCAACAATAAACCCCGTTCAACAAGGCGCGCCAAACTCTGGTGAACATGCTCGTGGGGATAAATAGCGGTCAACAAATCAAGCGAGAAGGTTTGCCCAATACAGGCCGCTGTCTGCAAGACACGCCGTTCTTGCTCTGGCAGGCGATCAATGCGACTTTGAAGCAAGTTGTGAATGGTGTCCGGAACTTGCTCATCAAAAGGTGACTCAAAGATGAGATGCTCCGCCTCGTGGCGTACCATGGCGTTTTCTTGCAAAGTGCGCGCCAACTCCTGAGCAAAGAGCGGATTGCCTTGTGATTTCTGGAAGACAAATGTGCGCAACTCTTCGGGAATATCCAGCGTGTGCAAAAGATTGGCAATCAACTGCGCGATATCCTCAACGGTCAGCGGTTCAAGGCGAATGTGGGTTCCCCACGGTTGCCATTGCTGCCCGAATGCGTCTCTTGGGCGATGGACAGCGCACAGCAAAATGGGTTGGCTGGAGATACGTGGCAAGATGGTGTTGAGCAAATCAAGCGAGGCGTCATCCGCCCATTGCGCATCTTCAATAAAAATTGCCAGCCCAGGAAGCGGGATATTCGCTTCGAGGAGCCGCCACACGACTTCAAAAAGGCGCTGGCGTCGCAATTGCGGGGGCAATGCAGCGGTAAACGAGGTATCCGGGATGGGAATGCCCAGCATTTCGCCGACCAACGGCGCCCACTCCTCGGCGTCAATTTCGGCCAGCGCCGCACGCACATGGGCTTCGGTATTTTCGTTGGGGAGATCGAGCAAGGTGCGCAAAATATCCACCCAGGGCATATACGGCACTTCGCGGCTGTATGAGAGACAAATGGTGAGGATGGTCACCAGGCCGCGCTGTCCCATCCGCCGCACAACTTCCCCCACCAAGCGCGATTTGCCCACCCCCGCCTCGCCTTCAACATGAATGAAGCGGCCATGCCCGCTGAGCACCGCATCTATGGCTTCATCGAACAGGCGCAATTCTTTCTTGCGGTTGACGAGAGGGTATTCCCACCGCCATTCCATCCCGCCACTTTTGGGCTCCACCGCGCGATAGAGCATCAATGGCGCACGTTTTCCTTTGACGCGGCGGGCTTCCAGCGGCCAAATCACGATATTCTGGCGCACTTGCTGCATGGTTGCCTCTGTCAGCACGACCGTGCCCGGCTCGGCAACACTCATCACCCGATATGCTGTGTTGACTTCGTCGCCCATGACGGTGTACTCACGGCGTTGCATGCCACCCACATTGCCGGCAAACACAAAACCGGTATTCAAACCGATGCCATGCGCCATCTCATCAGGCCACCCTTGCCGCAATGCCTGCTCTCGCACGGCGCTGAGCATGTTCAGCGCCGCCAGGGTTGCCCGCTGTGCATCGTCTTCATGAGCGCGTGGCGCGCCAAATGTTGCCATGATCTGCAAGCCGGTGGGGCTGACACTGAGTTTGTTGACAATTCCCTCATAGCGACGAATACAATCGCTCATGCATGTGAAATAGCCGTTCAGAATCTCCGACACGTGTTCAGGTGTATAGTGGTCCAGTGCCTTGCTGATGGCGGCGATGGCCGGCATTTCAGCAAACACGATCGTCGCCCAGCGTACTTCATCCAACACATCGGGCGTTTCCGGCGAAAGACGCAAACGCTCCAACAGGCCAAACGGCAAAAATGGTGTGAGCAGGTGCAGACGATGCGCCAGCCAGGCGATATCATCTTCCAGGGAGGCGTTTGGAGGGGTATAGGTCAATTGCGGCCACACGACACCAGCATACTCCGGCAGCGGCGATTCAGGAATATGGAGATACGCGAATGATGGCGCTTCGGGATGGGGTGTCAGACGTAAACGCGAAGATACGCTTTCCGCTGTATAAGCGTCAACGACAATTTCACCCGCGTTTGCGAATGATTCAGCCCGCCCCATACGCTGTAACGCGGGTCCCAGAATGGCGAGTTCGCGTTTCCTTTCATCCCCCAGAATATCGAGAAAGAGGGTTCCACTGCCAATACCAATGGACATGAAAAGCGGAAACGTCTCGCCTTCAACATCAACGGCCATTGGGGAATGGCGTAACTGTTGCTGCACACGCAAAGCGGTCAAACAAGCACGCCAGGCATGGTCAACGCCCTCAAAAAAGATGAGCGACGCATCACCGCCAAATTTCAGCACAGAGCCACCGTAGCGTGCTGAGATGAGCGCAATGCGATCGAAGTAGGCGTTGACGGCTTGGGTAATCACTTCCGCCCCTTCGCGCGCCAATTCCGACTGACGCAAGCGCTCCGAAAGGCGCGTGAAGCCGGACACATCAGCAAAAAGAACGCTCCCCTCGCACAGTGTGGCGCGCGGCAAACGCCCTTCTTGCACAACCGGCATACGCACCCATTGCGGCACATACGTGCTCACGGTGCGGAGAAGAGTTTGCAAACGCGCACGCACGGCAGGAAGTGCAATGCTCGCGGGCTCGTCTCCCAAAAACGGCGATACGTCCACATAATGCGTATGCATCCTACCCCCTTATAGGCGAAAAAGAGCCCCCCCACGTCAAAAATACAACACAAAAAGAGAGTGCTCAATTGGACTTTTGTACCTTATAAAACGCTAGGTATTGGGGACTTTTGAGGAAAAAGGGGTTTGTAATCTTAAAAAGAGGGGATAACAGAAGATTAATATCAAAAGGCATATCAGCTGGCAAGAAAAAAATGATCTGACATGACAATAAAGGTATTTAAAAAATCAGCTTCTCACTTCGGCAAAGTGAGAGGCTGATGCTTTGCTACACGCCGCTTTTCAGGGACGTACCGCATAGACACGCCGGTCGAAACTCCCGAAGTAGAGCACATCCCGCGCAACAATCGGCGATGACCAGATCTCGCCATAGGTGCGAAAGCGCCAGCGTTCCTCCCCTGTATGCGCATCCACTCCGTACATGACCCCATCCCAATCGCCGAAATAGACCACGCCGTCAGCAATGGCGGGCGAAGTGAAAATAGTATCCGACGCCTGAAAGCGCCACCGCTCATCTCCGGTAGCGGTATCCAGGGCGTAGAGTAGGCCGCTTTCATCACCGATGTACAGCAGGCCGTCTTGAATCGCGGGAGAGGAAGCGACTTCGCCAGCGGTTTGCACACGCCAACGCTCCACACCGCTTTGCGCATCAAGCGCATAGACATACGTATCGGCGCTTCCAAAGAAGACCATGCCATCCGCTACGGCTGGCGAACCTATCACTTCACCTTGCACATTGAATTCCCACACCAATTCGCCGTTTTCAATGTCCAGTGCATAGAGCCGCCGCCAGGAATCGCCAATGTAGAGCACGCCATCGGCAACGACGGGTGATGACCAGATTTCACCGCCGGCGGCAAACGACCAGCGCAATGTGCCGGTTTCCAGATCAAGCGCGTGGACTTTGCGATCCTGACCGCCGTAATAGAGCGTTGTCCCGACAAGCGCCGGTGAAGAGACAATGCCGCCGCCCGAACGAAACTCGAAGCGCTTTTCGCCTGTGCGGGTATCCAGCCCATAGATGCGGTTGTCCAACCCGCCAACATAAACGGTATGCCCTTTCACCACCGGCGAAGAGACCACACTCCCCTGCGTTTCAAAGCGCCAGCGTTCGCGCCCATCGGCCAACTCGATGGCGTACAGATGATTGTCTGTACTGCCCACAAAAAGCGCACCATCCGCGATGACCGGGGATGACAAAATGCGCCCATCGGTTTTGAACTCCCACGTCCCTTGGGGTTGGTCGGCGGGCACGGAAAAAACGCCCGTATGCGCAGCATTCCCCCGAAACATAGCCATCTCGGGCGCACGCGCGGCACACGCCGTCAACAGAAGCACCCCCACCACGCCCACCCAGCGCAAACTGTTCATGCGCGCTCCTCTCTCTGTTTTCATGTGGCAGTCCTTAGACAGCCCCCAAATGCGGGTTTCTTACCTGCCCGGTAGCGGCAACCAGTACAGGCTCAAATCAGTTGCGGAGACATACACCATCCCGGAACGGTCGGGCGCAAAGGCAAAGTTGTTTTGCGCCACCTTGAAGGGCGTTTGCGCCGGGTCAGTGAGGGCTTCATCAGCCCCCGTGGAAATGGTATAGCGACGTATCTGGTGCGATTCAGCCGCCGCCTGGAATGGCAAATACAGAATATGGTCGCCGTCTTCCCACGCATACGCGCCAAACCAGGGCAATTTTTGCGGTTCGCCGCCATCCAGCGGCAACAACCACATGCCATTTCGTTCGCGCACCTGGTCTTGTGCGACAAAAAAG of the Ardenticatena maritima genome contains:
- a CDS encoding adenylate/guanylate cyclase domain-containing protein; protein product: MHTHYVDVSPFLGDEPASIALPAVRARLQTLLRTVSTYVPQWVRMPVVQEGRLPRATLCEGSVLFADVSGFTRLSERLRQSELAREGAEVITQAVNAYFDRIALISARYGGSVLKFGGDASLIFFEGVDHAWRACLTALRVQQQLRHSPMAVDVEGETFPLFMSIGIGSGTLFLDILGDERKRELAILGPALQRMGRAESFANAGEIVVDAYTAESVSSRLRLTPHPEAPSFAYLHIPESPLPEYAGVVWPQLTYTPPNASLEDDIAWLAHRLHLLTPFLPFGLLERLRLSPETPDVLDEVRWATIVFAEMPAIAAISKALDHYTPEHVSEILNGYFTCMSDCIRRYEGIVNKLSVSPTGLQIMATFGAPRAHEDDAQRATLAALNMLSAVREQALRQGWPDEMAHGIGLNTGFVFAGNVGGMQRREYTVMGDEVNTAYRVMSVAEPGTVVLTEATMQQVRQNIVIWPLEARRVKGKRAPLMLYRAVEPKSGGMEWRWEYPLVNRKKELRLFDEAIDAVLSGHGRFIHVEGEAGVGKSRLVGEVVRRMGQRGLVTILTICLSYSREVPYMPWVDILRTLLDLPNENTEAHVRAALAEIDAEEWAPLVGEMLGIPIPDTSFTAALPPQLRRQRLFEVVWRLLEANIPLPGLAIFIEDAQWADDASLDLLNTILPRISSQPILLCAVHRPRDAFGQQWQPWGTHIRLEPLTVEDIAQLIANLLHTLDIPEELRTFVFQKSQGNPLFAQELARTLQENAMVRHEAEHLIFESPFDEQVPDTIHNLLQSRIDRLPEQERRVLQTAACIGQTFSLDLLTAIYPHEHVHQSLARLVERGLLLSESFSTVPTYTFAHTLTQEVAHQSLSFSRRRVLHRQIADYLERTSSHDFTAAVAAMLAYHFYEGEVWEKAAVYAFQAGAMAQREYANETAVAMFRRALKAIARLSPSPSEMFALQFDALAHLGASLSLIGEYDEAMAAYRQAESVLPHAFAPSEHAPRRADLFLHMAEVMEKQSEFEKALALVEQGLAELQEAPEAHLQAARLYRLGAGIYHRLGANDKALAWCRRGLAELAHLDTDSSKRTRAHLLFLMAEIARRFGKLEEAADLAHQSAKMYEELEDIQGLSQAHITLGNVYFDWGRLDDAALFYNKGMELKKRIGDVYGVGVMANNLGEVYLYQGDFERAQEAYEQSMQIWEELGSAFGQAVLHNNLAVVAMKKQQWHAAMQHLNASEALLHELGVEDWLVEVMRHKAECWLGIGHLTEAQAAAEVSLEMARRQKMQLEEGIALRILGQIALHASRLKDAARCLERALDALQDVESPYELAQTYVVLSRLAIARQAFDEAYQYRERARALFEQIGAMHELAQLQDEDWE
- a CDS encoding outer membrane protein assembly factor BamB family protein, which codes for MNSLRWVGVVGVLLLTACAARAPEMAMFRGNAAHTGVFSVPADQPQGTWEFKTDGRILSSPVIADGALFVGSTDNHLYAIELADGRERWRFETQGSVVSSPVVKGHTVYVGGLDNRIYGLDTRTGEKRFEFRSGGGIVSSPALVGTTLYYGGQDRKVHALDLETGTLRWSFAAGGEIWSSPVVADGVLYIGDSWRRLYALDIENGELVWEFNVQGEVIGSPAVADGMVFFGSADTYVYALDAQSGVERWRVQTAGEVASSPAIQDGLLYIGDESGLLYALDTATGDERWRFQASDTIFTSPAIADGVVYFGDWDGVMYGVDAHTGEERWRFRTYGEIWSSPIVARDVLYFGSFDRRVYAVRP